A stretch of the Rosa rugosa chromosome 5, drRosRugo1.1, whole genome shotgun sequence genome encodes the following:
- the LOC133711782 gene encoding putative F-box protein At5g55150: protein MEQTPLLMIPSQEKKDLHTRRFFRLAENNTFTLKNVFRDFPEAWCVGSSHGWLVLMDGTGKLDLFNPFTEDRIKLPSLWTLPHFAKIKTHPNFSDESFARNTNLLKGYMMGKAVTSCNPSCNKDFAVVITHNLRGRLAFCKHGNNRCTWTDLGDESDHYSDIIFHNGHLYTLTSGGSVGVWDMTKSFPTKIFDLHPFADQSEINKDFPFAKFDVQHYLVESSGDLLFVWRFIVNTIEGETFPYRTLHFHIFRLSSTSKEWEKVEYLHDRALFLGGNHSMSVSSRVFPECQENSIYFTDDNSYEMSLKYIANGQEGGHDIGVYNLKDKVVEPLPGHQYFDKWTIYDPLPFWIFPNPWPSTVSYNAASPSLSGPRP, encoded by the coding sequence ATGGAGCAAACTCCGTTGCTCATGATCCCTAGCCAAGAAAAGAAGGATCTCCATACTCGCCGCTTCTTCAGACTTGCAGAGAACAATACTTTCACTCTCAAAAACGTGTTTCGAGATTTTCCGGAGGCTTGGTGTGTGGGTTCATCACACGGATGGCTGGTGCTTATGGATGGGACAGGAAAACTGGATCTTTTTAATCCGTTTACTGAAGATAGGATTAAACTCCCATCGCTTTGGACTCTTCCTCACTTTGCCAAAATTAAAACTCACCCCAACTTCTCCGATGAGTCGTTCGCGCGCAATACCAATTTACTGAAGGGCTATATGATGGGAAAAGCTGTCACTTCTTGTAACCCGTCTTGCAACAAGGACTTTGCTGTTGTGATAACTCACAACTTGCGAGGAAGACTTGCATTTTGTAAGCATGGGAACAACAGATGTACATGGACTGACCTAGGAGACGAGTCTGATCACTATAGTGATATTATCTTCCACAATGGCCATTTATACACATTGACATCCGGTGGTTCAGTTGGAGTTTGGGACATGACGAAATCTTTTCCCACCAAAATTTTTGATCTTCACCCTTTTGCAGACCAGTCTGAGATAAATAAAGATTTTCCCTTTGCCAAATTTGATGTTCAACATTATTTGGTGGAGTCGTCGGGCGACCTTTTATTTGTTTGGCGATTTATAGTGAATACTATTGAAGGCGAAACGTTCCCATATAGAACCTTGCACTTTCATATCTTTAGGCTGAGTTCCACTAGTAAAGAGTGGGAGAAAGTGGAATATTTGCATGACCGGGCTCTGTTTTTGGGAGGCAATCATTCAATGTCAGTATCCTCCCGAGTCTTTCCTGAGTGTCAAGAAAACTCGATTTACTTTACAGATGATAATTCTTATGAGATGAGTTTAAAGTACATTGCTAATGGTCAGGAAGGCGGTCATGATATAGGAGTATACAATTTAAAAGATAAGGTTGTCGAGCCATTACCAGGTCACCAATATTTTGATAAGTGGACAATTTATGATCCACTTCCCTTCTGGATTTTTCCCAACCCTTGGCCTTCGACAGTGAGCTACAATGCAGCATCACCCTCGCTATCAGGGCCACGACCTTGA
- the LOC133710565 gene encoding uncharacterized protein LOC133710565 isoform X2, translating into MKRMRLLLLITTSLAPRTILKNGLVIPDLSLFVMSPLLEEMINFFFSRGPFRCNCHDRNRKRKTLRNTKISCQIDAETMSLGTSTMASSD; encoded by the exons atgaaaagaatgaG GTTATTGTTGTTGATAACTACTTCACTGGCTCCAAGGACAATCTTAAAAAATGGATTGGTCATCCCAGATTTGAGCTTATTCGTCATG TCACCATTGCTAGAAGAGAtgattaatttctttttttccag GGGTCCATTCAGATGCAATTGTCATGATCGAAACAGAAAGAGGAAGACTTTGAGAAATACAAAG ATAAGTTGCCAGATTGATGCAGAGACAATGAGTTTGGGTACAAGTACAATGGCCAGCAGTGACTAA
- the LOC133710565 gene encoding UDP-glucuronic acid decarboxylase 5-like isoform X1: MNLQSICLVLQIRQRMGLRNQNAAKKSRSRMLFDRLMENEKNEVIVVDNYFTGSKDNLKKWIGHPRFELIRHDVTETLLVEVDRIYHLACPVKAVLK, from the exons ATGAATCTCCAGTCCATTTGCTTGGTTCTACAAA TAAGGCAGCGAATGGGATTAAGAAACCAGAATGCTGCGAAAAAATCTAGGTCCAGAATGCTATTTGACAGATTaatggaaaatgaaaagaatgaG GTTATTGTTGTTGATAACTACTTCACTGGCTCCAAGGACAATCTTAAAAAATGGATTGGTCATCCCAGATTTGAGCTTATTCGTCATG ATGTCACTGAAACATTGTTGGTTGAGGTTGATCGGATATACCATCTTGCATGCCCAGTAAAGGCTGTgctaaaataa
- the LOC133711783 gene encoding uncharacterized protein LOC133711783, whose translation MVWNGSTFNPMHASAWSNQLLLEYQRLHPIKEARQPRRREKTKWVFPPRGRLKLNIDGSFQRDGDRGGIGVVVRDSSGKVHATWSRLLPNAGSAFQCEVEACRAALLLAIHQGWREIEVESDSSVLVNAMNFQGEDNSEVSRIIDDCKDYVHAFDAIVIRHIFREANSVADRLAHFASLGQVTDLYLGEAPDYLQDVLYEDFCKASTNARGTVSESADS comes from the exons ATGGTATGGAATGGGAGCACATTTAATCCCATGCATGCTTCTGCATGGTCAAACCAACTTCTTTTGGAATACCAACGTCTACATCCAATTAAGGAAGCAAGGCAGCCTAGGAGAAGGGAGAAAACAAAGTGGGTCTTCCCTCCCAGAGGCAGGCTCAAGTTGAATATTGACGGGTCATTCCAGCGAGATGGGGACCGAGGTGGCATTGGTGTTGTTGTGCGGGATTCCAGTGGTAAAGTTCATGCCACATGGTCCAGGCTTCTACCAAATGCAGGTTCTGCATTTCAATGTGAAGTTGAGGCCTGTAGGGCAGCTTTACTCCTAGCTATACACCAAGGATGGCGAGAGATCGAAGTTGAGAGTGACTCGTCGGTTTTAGTAAATGCTATGAATTTCCAAGGAGAGGACAACTCAGAGGTTAGTCGAATTATCGATGATTGCAAAGATTATGTACATGCTTTTGATGCTATTGTAATTCGACATATCTTTAGAGAAGCAAATAGTGTGGCGGATAGACTTGCCCACTTTGCTAGCTTAGGTCAGGTTACTGATCTATATTTAGGGGAGGCTCCTGATTACTTACAGGATGTCCTCTATGAAGACTTTTGTAAAGCTTCTACAAATGCTCGGGGTacag TTTCCGAATCAGCAGATTCCTAA